In Pantanalinema sp., the following proteins share a genomic window:
- a CDS encoding RluA family pseudouridine synthase translates to MAERMTFHALSDARLDVFLAESLPSIDRIEARRWIEAGRVAVDGSHVKPSLRLWPGAAVHVTPPGVEPSAVTPEDLPLDIRYADDELVVVNKPAGMATHPGPGWWSGSVFNALLFHIPHWPGISGVAQPGVVHRLDRDTSGLLVLAKAESAHRHLLAQVLARSMERVYLAWVEGELAGEGLIDAPIGRDPVEPGQMRVSPDGKAARTRYRSLESREGRTLLELRLETGRTHQIRVHLSHLGHPILGDIRYHPAPAPGPMALHAARLSFEHPTKGPMAFEAPAPSSWAAFLGEVSPPR, encoded by the coding sequence ATGGCTGAACGCATGACCTTCCACGCCCTTTCCGACGCCCGGCTCGACGTCTTCTTGGCCGAATCGCTCCCTTCGATCGATCGCATCGAGGCGCGCCGCTGGATCGAGGCGGGCCGCGTCGCGGTAGACGGCTCGCACGTCAAGCCGTCCCTGCGCCTCTGGCCGGGGGCCGCGGTCCACGTCACGCCGCCCGGGGTCGAACCTAGCGCGGTGACGCCCGAGGACTTGCCCCTCGACATCCGGTACGCCGACGACGAGCTGGTGGTGGTCAACAAGCCCGCCGGCATGGCGACCCATCCGGGGCCGGGCTGGTGGAGCGGCAGCGTCTTCAACGCCCTGCTCTTCCACATCCCCCACTGGCCGGGCATCAGCGGCGTGGCGCAGCCGGGCGTCGTCCATCGCCTGGACCGCGACACGAGCGGGCTCCTGGTGCTGGCCAAGGCCGAGAGCGCCCACCGCCATTTGCTCGCTCAGGTCCTTGCGCGCTCGATGGAGCGGGTCTACCTGGCCTGGGTCGAGGGAGAGCTCGCGGGGGAGGGCCTGATCGACGCGCCCATCGGCCGGGACCCGGTCGAGCCAGGGCAGATGAGGGTCAGCCCGGACGGGAAAGCGGCGCGGACCCGCTACCGCTCGCTGGAGAGCCGCGAGGGGCGCACCCTGCTCGAGCTGAGGCTCGAGACCGGGCGCACCCACCAGATCCGGGTGCACCTGTCGCACCTGGGGCACCCCATCCTGGGCGACATCCGCTACCACCCCGCCCCGGCGCCCGGGCCCATGGCCCTTCACGCGGCGCGGCTCTCGTTCGAGCACCCGACCAAGGGCCCCATGGCGTTCGAGGCGCCTGCGCCCTCGAGCTGGGCGGCGTTCCTTGGGGAAGTCAGTCCTCCTCGATGA
- a CDS encoding CoA pyrophosphatase: MYAAFAGYRSRRSSDPARTDSAVLVPVCLDPSGDFLLYALRSERHGAHRGQVCFPGGKRSPEDADLVATALREAHEEIGLDPGAVEVLGVLDDVITPTGFTITPVVGQVSMPYAFFPNPDELSRLIRVPVVDLLDPALIPLVSDPSASPWTRDAFEADGVRVWGATARITRQFVDRLREGMPPRSQDGPAVR; encoded by the coding sequence GTGTACGCGGCGTTCGCGGGCTACCGGTCCCGCCGATCCTCGGACCCCGCGCGGACCGATTCGGCGGTGCTGGTGCCCGTCTGCCTCGACCCCTCGGGGGACTTCCTGCTCTACGCGCTGCGCTCCGAGCGACACGGGGCGCACCGGGGGCAGGTGTGCTTCCCGGGAGGCAAGCGATCGCCCGAGGACGCGGACCTGGTCGCCACCGCGCTGCGCGAGGCCCACGAGGAGATCGGCCTCGACCCCGGCGCCGTCGAGGTCCTGGGGGTGCTCGACGACGTGATCACCCCTACCGGCTTCACCATCACGCCGGTGGTCGGGCAGGTCTCGATGCCCTACGCCTTCTTCCCCAACCCCGACGAGCTCTCCCGGCTCATCCGGGTGCCGGTCGTCGACCTCCTGGACCCCGCCTTGATCCCGCTGGTGAGCGACCCGAGCGCCAGCCCCTGGACCCGGGACGCCTTCGAGGCCGACGGGGTGCGGGTGTGGGGCGCCACCGCCCGGATCACTCGCCAGTTCGTCGACCGCCTGCGCGAAGGGATGCCCCCGCGGTCCCAGGATGGTCCGGCCGTTCGCTGA
- a CDS encoding VWD domain-containing protein encodes MADGTISARFSEGIQPRFAEPAKPVEQIAPIESSPVTSRAAEPITPPPAPDTTAVVSSGKTSEIVLRDSSPVDVSSPTKIDPTLGNVIDLLDGLLGLIGGDDEGDEKAEGNPVGKLPGTAPGTTVKTPEEKDEEPKKVEEKKEEPKKVEEKKKEEPKEKMGKPQKFLSVADPHITTADGGKYDNKKQGDFVLLKSDSGDLMVQSRQEPIKGSSGIWQTQAAVKTDGNTVQFDAASKTVTINGKAYPFEAGKDIQLPGGGHVKMSKDKFDSGVPYDRLEVFTKDGDKINMLNIKRNGSQYLDISGTVSGDRDSGSVKGTVGAMDADTSSDNDMVLRNGKTTKDLDAMLDDWRVNSGESILK; translated from the coding sequence ATGGCTGACGGCACGATTTCGGCGCGGTTTTCCGAGGGAATCCAGCCCAGGTTCGCCGAGCCGGCGAAGCCCGTCGAGCAGATCGCTCCCATCGAGTCCTCTCCGGTCACGTCCCGCGCGGCCGAGCCCATCACGCCTCCGCCCGCGCCCGACACGACCGCCGTCGTGAGCTCCGGCAAGACCTCGGAGATCGTGCTGCGCGACTCGTCGCCGGTCGACGTGTCCTCGCCCACCAAGATCGACCCCACCTTGGGCAACGTCATCGACCTTCTGGATGGCCTGCTCGGCCTCATCGGCGGCGATGACGAGGGCGACGAGAAGGCCGAGGGCAATCCCGTCGGCAAGCTGCCCGGGACCGCTCCCGGCACCACCGTCAAGACGCCCGAGGAGAAGGACGAAGAACCCAAGAAGGTCGAAGAAAAGAAGGAGGAGCCCAAGAAGGTCGAGGAGAAGAAGAAAGAGGAGCCCAAGGAGAAGATGGGCAAGCCTCAGAAGTTCCTCTCGGTGGCCGACCCCCACATCACCACCGCCGACGGCGGCAAGTACGACAACAAGAAGCAGGGCGACTTCGTCCTGCTCAAGTCCGACAGCGGCGACCTGATGGTCCAGTCCCGCCAGGAGCCCATCAAGGGCAGCTCCGGCATCTGGCAGACCCAGGCCGCGGTCAAGACCGACGGCAACACCGTCCAGTTCGACGCTGCGAGCAAGACCGTCACCATCAACGGCAAGGCCTACCCCTTCGAGGCGGGCAAGGACATCCAGCTGCCCGGCGGCGGCCACGTGAAGATGAGCAAGGACAAGTTCGACAGCGGGGTCCCCTACGATCGCCTGGAGGTCTTCACCAAGGACGGCGACAAGATCAACATGCTCAACATCAAGCGCAACGGCTCGCAGTACCTGGACATCTCGGGCACCGTCTCGGGCGATCGCGACAGCGGCAGCGTCAAGGGCACCGTCGGGGCAATGGACGCCGACACCAGCAGCGACAACGACATGGTCCTGCGCAACGGCAAGACCACCAAGGACCTGGACGCCATGCTCGATGACTGGCGCGTCAACTCGGGCGAGAGCATCCTCAAGTAA
- a CDS encoding SDR family oxidoreductase, giving the protein MIKRVVIVTGASRGIGAEIARRLAFEGYRVVLAARSHAPLHALAAELPEAIAHPLDVTDPVQVQGLVDRTMEQWGRIDALINNAGHAHVAPVEEITPDQFAHQLNVNVMGPFLCTRAVLPIMRAQHGGQVVNVLSVAAKRAFPNWSAYCASKFALDGFGQALAEELKGTGIRLTAIYPGATDTPLWDGMGMSAEQRAGMVRPEDVADAVAFALRQPARTRVAEVIVEPSRGDV; this is encoded by the coding sequence ATGATCAAGCGCGTCGTCATCGTCACGGGCGCGAGCCGCGGCATCGGGGCAGAGATCGCGCGCCGCCTGGCCTTCGAGGGCTACCGGGTGGTGCTCGCGGCGCGCTCCCATGCCCCCCTCCATGCGCTCGCCGCGGAGCTGCCCGAGGCGATCGCCCATCCTCTCGACGTCACCGATCCCGTGCAGGTCCAGGGCCTCGTGGACAGGACGATGGAGCAATGGGGCCGGATCGACGCCCTGATCAACAACGCGGGCCATGCGCACGTTGCCCCGGTCGAGGAGATCACCCCCGACCAGTTCGCCCATCAGCTCAACGTCAACGTGATGGGGCCCTTCCTCTGCACGCGTGCGGTGCTGCCCATCATGCGGGCCCAGCACGGCGGGCAGGTGGTCAACGTCCTGTCCGTGGCAGCAAAGCGGGCGTTTCCGAACTGGAGCGCCTACTGCGCCTCCAAGTTCGCCCTGGACGGCTTCGGTCAGGCCTTGGCCGAGGAGCTGAAGGGAACGGGGATTCGCCTGACGGCGATCTACCCGGGCGCCACCGACACGCCCCTCTGGGACGGGATGGGGATGTCGGCCGAGCAGCGCGCCGGCATGGTGCGGCCCGAGGACGTGGCGGACGCGGTGGCGTTTGCCCTGCGCCAGCCCGCGCGCACGCGGGTGGCCGAGGTGATCGTCGAGCCCTCGAGGGGGGACGTCTAG
- a CDS encoding GGDEF domain-containing protein — protein MPRKPASSIPPLEPRQRRALKARAFALLVACTASVGAYAGSRLALGAALGLDPDASSFVAGGLVALGLGPLRRMLRRPRRAPGLDPRAAGWRGLAEATRSAKDLSEVARLIASRLQQGLDASQAFVWLPPPGDASLHLVAGQGPYPTTLVLPEFSLREWLASGQHDPWLVGSSADGFPSAFDQLMFQVGARACLPLTLHGELIGLATIGARRSGLPYGSAELRAMAEAAPACAQAIAPFLFKAEQALHRTKLEAVSRLYLDAQKKAVTDGLTGLTTHLHFQEQLAKRFFEARRFEQPLSLMFIDIDHFKRINDTYGHPTGDEVLREVSRTVQASARACDTVARYGGEELAVILPQTEREGAAILAERLREALQELEVQETSGPRRVRLSASIGVAQLQDEDLTPGDLLERADRAVYAAKRQGRNQVICAG, from the coding sequence ATGCCCCGCAAGCCCGCGTCGTCCATTCCCCCGCTCGAACCTCGCCAGCGCCGCGCGCTGAAGGCGCGGGCCTTCGCCCTGCTCGTCGCCTGCACCGCGAGCGTCGGGGCCTACGCGGGATCGCGCTTGGCCCTGGGCGCGGCGCTCGGCCTCGATCCCGATGCTTCGAGCTTCGTCGCGGGGGGGCTGGTGGCCCTCGGGCTCGGGCCCCTGCGGCGCATGCTGCGGCGTCCGCGCCGCGCGCCGGGGCTCGATCCGCGCGCTGCCGGCTGGAGGGGCCTCGCGGAGGCCACCCGGTCGGCCAAGGACCTGAGCGAGGTCGCCCGCCTCATCGCCTCGCGCCTTCAGCAGGGGCTGGATGCCAGCCAGGCCTTCGTCTGGCTGCCGCCCCCCGGCGACGCCAGCCTCCACCTGGTGGCGGGGCAGGGGCCCTACCCGACGACCCTGGTGCTTCCCGAGTTCTCGCTGCGCGAGTGGCTCGCCTCCGGGCAGCATGACCCCTGGCTGGTCGGCTCGAGCGCCGACGGCTTCCCGAGCGCCTTCGACCAGCTGATGTTCCAGGTGGGCGCGCGCGCATGCCTGCCTCTCACCCTGCACGGCGAGCTGATCGGGCTCGCCACCATCGGAGCCCGGCGATCCGGCCTCCCCTACGGGAGCGCCGAGCTCAGGGCCATGGCCGAGGCCGCCCCCGCGTGCGCCCAGGCGATCGCCCCTTTCCTGTTCAAGGCCGAGCAGGCCCTGCACCGGACCAAGCTCGAGGCGGTCAGCAGGCTGTACCTCGACGCCCAGAAAAAGGCGGTGACCGACGGGCTCACCGGCCTGACCACCCACCTCCACTTCCAGGAGCAGCTGGCCAAGCGCTTCTTCGAGGCGCGCCGCTTCGAGCAGCCCCTCAGCCTGATGTTCATCGACATCGACCACTTCAAGCGGATCAACGACACCTACGGCCATCCGACCGGCGACGAGGTGCTGCGGGAGGTTTCGCGAACGGTGCAGGCCTCGGCCCGGGCGTGCGACACCGTCGCCCGCTACGGCGGCGAGGAGCTCGCGGTGATCCTGCCCCAGACCGAGCGCGAGGGAGCGGCGATCCTCGCCGAGCGGCTGCGCGAGGCCCTCCAGGAGCTCGAGGTCCAGGAGACGAGCGGACCGCGGCGCGTGCGGCTGAGCGCCTCGATCGGCGTCGCCCAGCTCCAGGACGAGGACCTGACGCCGGGCGACCTGCTGGAGCGGGCCGATCGGGCCGTTTACGCCGCGAAGCGCCAGGGGCGCAACCAGGTGATCTGCGCGGGCTAG
- a CDS encoding SEC-C metal-binding domain-containing protein: MHDHDHDHSSCGHDHGHHHGPQTPYLAGEKVGRNDPCTCGSGKKYKKCCMAAEAAGV; the protein is encoded by the coding sequence ATGCACGACCACGACCACGACCACTCCAGCTGCGGCCACGATCACGGCCACCACCACGGCCCCCAGACCCCCTACCTCGCCGGCGAGAAGGTGGGCCGCAACGATCCCTGCACCTGCGGCAGCGGCAAGAAGTACAAGAAGTGCTGCATGGCCGCGGAAGCCGCGGGCGTCTAA
- the pepP gene encoding Xaa-Pro aminopeptidase: MYQRRREAVMKAMGHGVAILPSAPITVRTADLDHEYRQDSDFFYLTGFKEPESVLVLAPDHPEHKVILFVRARDKERETWDGRRAGTEGALADYGVDAAYTIDQFDKVIETYLDNQEHLHFQLGKNKAWDERILALLKRYKARARSGVSGPSTLHDPTEILHELRLFKSVAEIDLMRKSASIAAEAHTRAMTATRSGMHEYEIQAEIEYVFKRRGAMGPAYGSIVGGGANGCILHYVENDAVLKDGDLLLIDAGAEYGFYASDITRTFPVSGRFSPAQQEVYEVVLEAQLAAIDAIRPGVSFQAVHDAAVRVLTAGLVKLGILSGEVEALVAAEAYKPFYMHKTSHWLGIDTHDVGAYKVNGEWRTLAPGMVLTVEPGLYLSAGHEGVDPRYADIGIRIEDDVLVTPDGHEVLTHQVPKAVEEIERLMQASMAASR; this comes from the coding sequence TTGTACCAGCGCCGCCGCGAAGCCGTCATGAAGGCCATGGGCCATGGGGTCGCCATCCTTCCGAGCGCCCCCATCACCGTCCGCACCGCCGATCTCGACCACGAGTACCGGCAGGACAGCGACTTCTTCTACCTGACAGGCTTCAAGGAGCCCGAGAGCGTCCTGGTCCTCGCTCCCGATCACCCCGAGCACAAGGTCATCCTCTTCGTGCGCGCGCGGGACAAGGAGCGCGAGACCTGGGACGGCAGGCGCGCCGGCACCGAGGGGGCGCTGGCCGACTACGGGGTGGACGCCGCCTACACCATCGACCAGTTCGACAAGGTGATCGAAACCTACCTGGACAACCAGGAGCACCTCCACTTCCAGCTCGGCAAGAACAAGGCCTGGGACGAGCGCATCCTCGCGCTGCTCAAGCGCTACAAGGCCCGCGCCCGCAGCGGCGTGAGCGGGCCCTCGACCCTTCACGACCCCACCGAGATCCTCCACGAGCTGCGCCTCTTCAAGTCGGTTGCGGAGATCGACCTGATGCGCAAGTCGGCCTCGATCGCCGCCGAGGCCCACACGCGGGCCATGACCGCGACCCGATCGGGAATGCACGAGTACGAGATCCAGGCCGAGATCGAGTACGTCTTCAAGCGCCGCGGGGCCATGGGGCCCGCCTACGGCTCGATCGTCGGCGGCGGGGCCAACGGCTGCATCCTGCACTACGTCGAGAACGACGCCGTGCTCAAGGACGGCGATCTCCTGCTCATCGACGCGGGGGCCGAGTACGGCTTCTACGCCTCCGACATCACCCGCACCTTCCCGGTCAGCGGGCGCTTCAGCCCCGCCCAGCAGGAGGTCTACGAGGTGGTGCTCGAGGCCCAGCTCGCGGCCATCGACGCGATCAGGCCCGGGGTGAGCTTCCAGGCGGTTCACGACGCGGCGGTGCGCGTCCTGACCGCGGGGCTGGTCAAGCTCGGCATCCTCTCGGGCGAGGTGGAGGCCCTGGTGGCCGCCGAGGCCTACAAGCCCTTCTACATGCACAAGACCAGCCACTGGCTCGGGATCGACACGCACGACGTCGGCGCCTACAAGGTGAACGGCGAGTGGCGAACCCTCGCGCCCGGCATGGTGCTGACCGTCGAGCCCGGCCTCTACCTCAGCGCGGGCCACGAGGGGGTCGATCCCCGCTACGCCGACATCGGGATCCGCATCGAGGACGACGTGCTCGTCACGCCCGACGGCCACGAGGTCCTCACCCACCAGGTCCCCAAGGCGGTCGAGGAGATCGAGCGCCTGATGCAGGCTTCTATGGCCGCTTCGCGGTAG
- a CDS encoding HEAT repeat domain-containing protein has protein sequence METRTLDARTPDARAIEARVARPSREGLAESRGDYADVLAHLKALTSTDLATRSQAVRGLAQAGDSRAVEPLIQALACTSWKIRVEVLEALGALKDLRAVSPMLEALGDPEYRVRAAAVCALIDFNDSRAVEPLMRALKDPHRLVRARAAEALGTLGDAKAIESLVSALMDPCRDVRRHGALALNQLGSSRAVEPLIQALTDPDHGVREAAAETLGELGDDRAVIPLLSALGPRALRKGSFAIPLLPSLSRRQRKRAEGSEGADERHASNAAVRVTVIRALQRLGDFRAVEPLVCTLSDPEHRVRAAAVDALADFCDRKALAPLVRTLKDANRTVRVRAAEALGLIGDSQAVDGLIQALQDPSRDVRRRSALSLKAIGDSRAIDPLIEALWDPDQGVRFAAAETLGDLGDVRAVKPLLAALSMQKPSETFWERIGLVKKPLKQAGRPGKQRRAKDAAEEEPPLTFRQVVAGALERIGDERALASIHPEAPEAPDELRAPDRPRKPRPSEPEADQVLAIEAIE, from the coding sequence GTGGAGACTCGCACCCTGGACGCACGCACCCCAGACGCTCGCGCCATTGAGGCGCGCGTCGCCAGGCCCTCGCGCGAGGGGCTCGCAGAGAGCCGCGGCGACTACGCCGACGTGCTCGCGCACCTCAAGGCCCTCACGAGCACCGACCTCGCGACGCGGTCGCAGGCGGTGAGGGGGCTTGCCCAGGCGGGAGATTCGCGCGCGGTCGAGCCCCTCATCCAGGCGCTCGCCTGCACGAGCTGGAAGATCCGGGTCGAGGTCCTCGAGGCGCTCGGCGCCCTCAAGGACCTCAGGGCCGTCTCGCCCATGCTCGAGGCCCTCGGCGACCCCGAGTACCGGGTGCGCGCCGCGGCCGTCTGCGCCCTGATCGACTTCAACGACAGCCGTGCGGTCGAGCCGCTCATGCGCGCCCTCAAGGACCCTCACCGGCTCGTGCGCGCTCGCGCCGCCGAGGCGCTCGGGACCCTGGGCGACGCCAAGGCCATCGAGAGCCTGGTCTCGGCCCTCATGGACCCTTGCCGGGACGTGCGCCGCCACGGCGCCCTCGCCCTCAACCAGCTCGGCAGCAGCCGCGCGGTCGAGCCGCTCATCCAGGCCCTGACGGATCCCGACCACGGGGTCAGAGAAGCCGCCGCCGAGACCCTCGGCGAGCTCGGAGACGATCGGGCGGTCATCCCGCTCCTCTCGGCCCTTGGCCCCCGGGCGCTCAGGAAGGGATCGTTCGCCATCCCCCTTTTGCCTTCTCTTTCTCGCCGGCAGCGCAAGCGCGCAGAGGGGAGCGAGGGGGCAGACGAGCGCCACGCGAGCAACGCCGCGGTCCGCGTCACCGTCATCCGGGCCCTCCAGCGCCTGGGAGACTTCCGGGCGGTCGAGCCGCTCGTCTGCACCCTCTCGGATCCCGAGCACCGGGTCCGGGCCGCCGCCGTGGATGCCCTGGCCGACTTCTGCGACAGGAAGGCGCTCGCCCCTCTCGTCAGGACCCTCAAGGACGCCAACCGCACGGTACGGGTGCGGGCCGCCGAAGCCCTCGGCCTGATCGGCGACTCCCAGGCCGTGGACGGCCTGATCCAGGCCCTGCAGGATCCCAGCCGCGACGTGCGACGCCGCTCCGCGCTCTCCCTCAAGGCCATCGGGGACAGCCGCGCCATCGACCCCTTGATCGAGGCCCTCTGGGACCCGGACCAGGGGGTCCGCTTCGCCGCGGCCGAGACCCTGGGGGACCTGGGCGACGTGCGTGCGGTCAAGCCTCTGCTCGCCGCGCTCAGCATGCAGAAGCCCAGCGAGACGTTCTGGGAGCGGATCGGCCTGGTCAAGAAGCCCCTCAAGCAGGCCGGACGCCCCGGCAAGCAGCGCCGAGCGAAGGACGCGGCGGAGGAAGAGCCCCCCCTCACGTTCCGGCAGGTGGTCGCAGGGGCATTGGAGCGCATCGGCGACGAGCGCGCCCTCGCCTCCATCCACCCCGAGGCCCCCGAGGCCCCCGACGAGCTCCGCGCGCCGGATCGCCCCCGCAAGCCGCGGCCGAGCGAGCCCGAGGCGGATCAGGTGCTCGCGATCGAGGCCATCGAGTAG
- a CDS encoding 6-carboxytetrahydropterin synthase: MLITRRFRFAAAHRYYDEALGLEENQRLFGPCASRHGHGHNYVLDVSVRGTIAPRTGMIVNLKDLKDVVQEKVISRYDFKHLNFDMDDFRDTQPTCEAIAIRVWELLEGEIPGCELARVRVYESEDLFADYEGESA; this comes from the coding sequence ATGCTGATCACCCGACGCTTCAGGTTCGCCGCCGCCCACCGCTACTACGACGAGGCCCTGGGCCTCGAGGAGAACCAGCGGCTCTTCGGCCCGTGCGCCAGCCGCCACGGCCACGGCCACAACTACGTCCTGGACGTGAGCGTGCGCGGGACGATCGCGCCGCGCACCGGCATGATCGTCAACCTGAAGGACCTCAAGGACGTCGTCCAGGAGAAGGTGATCTCCCGCTACGACTTCAAGCACCTCAACTTCGACATGGACGACTTCAGGGACACCCAGCCGACCTGCGAGGCGATCGCCATCCGGGTCTGGGAGCTGCTCGAGGGCGAGATCCCGGGTTGCGAGCTGGCGCGCGTTCGGGTGTACGAGAGCGAGGACCTGTTCGCCGACTACGAGGGCGAGTCGGCATGA
- a CDS encoding 6-carboxytetrahydropterin synthase, which translates to MRRAALTRVFRFSAAHRLHSPFLDDEANRELYRDCNNPGGHGHNYVLEVTLKGTVAPRTGMLVDLPLFERIVHERVLSRLDHQFIGVREFGPDPDPDAFISTSEVVTAMIWSWLDGAFPEGVSLARIRLEETRNNFFEYRGEDSLATHQGDPS; encoded by the coding sequence ATGAGGCGCGCGGCGCTCACGCGGGTCTTTCGCTTCTCGGCGGCCCACCGTCTTCACAGCCCCTTTCTCGACGACGAGGCCAACCGCGAGCTCTACCGGGACTGCAACAACCCGGGCGGGCACGGCCACAACTACGTGCTGGAGGTGACGCTGAAGGGGACCGTCGCGCCGCGAACCGGCATGCTGGTCGATCTGCCTCTGTTCGAGCGCATCGTCCATGAGCGGGTGCTGTCGCGCCTCGACCACCAGTTCATCGGGGTCCGGGAGTTCGGGCCCGATCCTGATCCCGACGCCTTCATCTCGACCTCCGAGGTGGTGACCGCCATGATCTGGTCGTGGCTCGACGGAGCCTTCCCCGAGGGGGTGAGCCTCGCGCGAATCCGGCTCGAGGAGACCCGCAACAACTTCTTCGAGTACCGCGGCGAGGACTCCCTCGCCACTCACCAAGGAGATCCCTCATGA
- a CDS encoding C45 family peptidase — protein MPAARPHNRRFLALALASFVAALSGCGDPIPNAPNGPRLEERTVLRTIPQKKGKLERLRGELVLTTEGSPYEQGFQHGYLLRDELRTFYREYYEGKLFAAFKPFPGFTYAWYARSLASAYTADERAEIKGLADGSGMSEDQILVMQAEAPWGPPASWLGLGVPLRPVFGSAAFVARGPATIGGATLVGASVSGLGYGQLHRFALIRVQHPSKGYAFVQPGFVGRVMDGGMAWNERGLSLAANDARMRWANASGVTAGLLTRRVAQSCATLDQAEALVRSLRPRAGQGLLLTMATREGARVLEVGQTVSDAWQGRDRIQVRPVPAAIAVTSAYHAEAFREVAGSDPDAAARESRLVGMLQGSFGRLDVSRAMEILSDRAVALDAAVPGLRLGPFTLAAPARVTTVLSAVRSLEAETLYLAQGRETLESPAQFEAFGLAELLSSTSSVPVPRLPGPPSATASPALAP, from the coding sequence ATGCCTGCCGCTCGTCCTCATAACCGTCGCTTCCTGGCCCTCGCCCTCGCGTCTTTCGTCGCGGCGCTCTCGGGCTGCGGGGACCCGATCCCCAATGCCCCCAACGGCCCTCGGCTCGAGGAGCGCACCGTGCTGCGCACCATCCCCCAGAAGAAGGGCAAGCTGGAGCGGCTCCGGGGCGAGCTGGTCCTGACCACCGAGGGCAGCCCCTACGAGCAGGGCTTCCAGCACGGCTACCTCCTGCGCGACGAGCTTCGCACCTTCTACCGCGAGTACTACGAGGGGAAGCTGTTCGCAGCCTTCAAGCCCTTTCCCGGCTTCACCTACGCGTGGTATGCCCGCTCTCTGGCTTCCGCCTACACCGCCGACGAGCGCGCCGAGATCAAGGGCCTCGCCGACGGATCCGGCATGAGCGAGGACCAGATCCTCGTCATGCAGGCCGAGGCGCCCTGGGGGCCCCCGGCTTCCTGGCTGGGTCTGGGCGTCCCCCTGCGTCCCGTCTTCGGGTCGGCGGCCTTCGTCGCCCGGGGCCCGGCGACCATCGGCGGGGCGACGCTCGTGGGCGCGAGCGTCAGCGGCCTGGGGTACGGCCAGCTGCACCGCTTCGCCCTGATCAGGGTGCAGCATCCATCCAAGGGTTACGCCTTTGTCCAGCCGGGCTTCGTCGGGCGGGTGATGGACGGCGGGATGGCCTGGAACGAGCGGGGACTCAGCCTCGCGGCCAACGATGCTCGCATGCGCTGGGCCAACGCCTCGGGCGTCACGGCGGGCCTGCTCACCCGGCGCGTCGCGCAGAGCTGCGCCACCCTGGACCAGGCCGAGGCCCTGGTTCGATCCCTTCGCCCCCGCGCCGGGCAGGGCTTGCTGCTCACCATGGCCACGCGCGAAGGGGCGCGCGTCCTGGAGGTGGGGCAGACCGTCTCGGATGCCTGGCAGGGCCGCGATCGCATCCAGGTTCGCCCCGTCCCTGCCGCCATCGCCGTGACCAGCGCCTATCACGCGGAGGCGTTCCGGGAGGTGGCGGGGAGCGATCCCGACGCGGCCGCGCGCGAGTCTCGCCTGGTGGGCATGTTGCAGGGCTCCTTCGGCCGTCTGGACGTGAGCCGGGCCATGGAGATTCTCAGCGACCGCGCCGTCGCCCTCGACGCGGCCGTGCCGGGCCTGCGCCTCGGCCCGTTCACCCTTGCCGCCCCCGCCCGGGTCACGACGGTGCTCAGCGCCGTCCGCAGCCTGGAGGCCGAGACGCTCTACCTGGCCCAGGGGCGCGAGACGCTCGAGAGCCCGGCGCAGTTCGAGGCCTTCGGGCTGGCCGAGCTGCTGTCGAGCACGTCGTCGGTGCCCGTCCCTCGCCTGCCTGGCCCCCCAAGCGCGACCGCGAGCCCCGCGCTCGCGCCTTAG